The Arachis hypogaea cultivar Tifrunner chromosome 19, arahy.Tifrunner.gnm2.J5K5, whole genome shotgun sequence genome has a window encoding:
- the LOC112775536 gene encoding vacuolar sorting protein 3 isoform X2 has translation MAKGEVSSMSRTVIEPLSQFDLSSHSRATTIRSLAVATSPSDPQHAFLYVGTYSGTLFSLSTNLNNSASSNGSDHPKHNGGTGESTFLHKLSFQRSVSVGDSPVESIFVLVELGKVLVLSEGSLFLVDSELTNHAARLSFPKGVSVVARRVRSGAESEGSGEQASSSSGGGGQRFLKRLGSGVRVNGLRVNKEGEAHGEGNSVFAVVAGKRLLLVELVLGGGGTGSLVILKEIQFVDGVISTMVWLDDSIIVGTANGYSLISSVTGQSGVIFSLPDVSRPPRLKLLRKEWRVLLLVDNVGIIVDPHGQPVGGSLVFRHGLDSVEEISSYVVIVSDGKIELYHKRSGSCVQVLPFGGEGIGPCIVASEEDRGGKLVAVATATKVVCYQKLRSEEQIKDLLRKKNYKGAVSLVEELEAEGEMPKDLLSFVHAQVGFLLLFDLHFEEAVDHFLLSETMQPSEVFPFIMQDPNRWSLLVPRNRYWGLHPPPAPLEVVVDDGLMTIQRASFLRKAGVETIVDNDLFLNPPNRADLLESAIKNISRYLEACREKDLTQSVREGVDTLLMYLYRALNRVEDMERLASSTNWCVVEELEQMLEESGHLRTLAFLCASKGMSSKAVSIWRILARNYSSGLWIDTALNNNNNNIRDSRENLVSGKEIAAAEAAKILEESSDQDLILQHLGWIADISQVLAVKVLTSDRRVVQLNPDEVVTAIDPQKVEILQRFLQWLIEEQDCNDTQLHTLYALSLAKSAIEAFESENLDSGNTESTSGISIFQTSVRKRLQVFLQSSDLYDPEEVLDLIEGSELWLEKAILYRRLGQETLVLQILALKLEDSEAAEEYCAEIGRPDAYMQLLEMYLDPQDGKEPMFNAAVRLLHNHGESLDPLQVLEKLSPDMPLQLASETLLRMFRARVHHHHQGQIVHNLSRAVDMDARLSRLEERSRNVQINDESLCDSCDARLGTKLFAMYPDDTVICYKCYRRQGESVSVSGRNFKEDVLIKPGWLVSR, from the exons atggcGAAAGGTGAAGTCAGCAGCATGAGCCGCACAGTGATTGAGCCACTCTCGCAGTTCGACCTTTCTTCCCATTCACGCGCCACAACCATCCGATCCCTCGCCGTTGCCACGTCACCCTCCGATCCTCAACACGCTTTCCTCTACGTTGGCACCTACTCCggaaccctcttctccctctccacAAATCTCAACAATTCCGCCTCATCCAACGGCTCAGATCACCCCAAGCACAACGGCGGCACCGGTGAGTCCACTTTCTTGCATAAGCTTTCGTTCCAGAGAAGCGTATCTGTCGGCGATTCGCCCGTGGAGTCAATTTTCGTTCTTGTTGAGTTGGGGAAGGTTTTGGTTCTTTCAGAGGGTTCTTTGTTTCTGGTGGATTCGGAGCTGACTAATCACGCGGCGAGGTTGAGTTTTCCGAAAGGGGTTTCGGTGGTTGCGAGGAGGGTGAGGAGTGGTGCTGAGTCTGAGGGTTCCGGTGAACAAGCTAGTAGCagcagtggtggtggtggtcagAGGTTTTTGAAGAGATTGGGGAGTGGAGTTAGGGTAAATGGATTGAGGGTAAATAAGGAAGGGGAGGCCCACGGTGAGGGTAATTCCGTCTTCGCAGTTGTTGCTGGGAAGAGGTTGTTGCTTGTTGAGCTTGTTTTGGGTGGTGGGGGTACCGGCTCTttggtgattttgaaagagattcaGTTTGTTGATGGTGTTATTAGTACCATGGTGTGGCTTGATGACTCGATTATCGTTGGCACTGCCAATGGTTATAGCTTGATTTCTAGTGTTACCGGACAGAGTGGGGTTATATTCTCCTTGCCGGATGTGTCACGCCCTCCGCGGTTGAAGCTGCTAAGGAAGGAGTGGAGAGTGCTCTTGTTAGTGGACAATGTGGGCATTATTGTTGATCCCCACGGACAGCCGGTGGGTGGTAGTCTGGTGTTTCGTCACGGATTGGACTCCGTGGAAGAGATTTCTTCATATGTGGTGATAGTGAGTGATGGGAAAATTGAGTTGTATCATAAGAGAAGTGGCAGTTGTGTTCAGGTTTTGCCGTTTGGTGGGGAAGGAATCGGGCCTTGTATTGTTGCAAGTGAGGAAGACAGGGGTGGGAAGCTTGTTGCTGTTGCAACTGCTACCAAG GTAGTATGCTACCAGAAATTACGTTCTGAAGAACAAATAAAGGATCTGTTGAGGAAGAAGAATTACAAGGGAGCGGTATCCTTAGTGGAGGAGCTTGAGGCTGAAGGTGAAATGCCAAAAGATTTGCTCTCATTTGTTCATGCTCAAGTGGGGTTTCTGTTACTTTTTGACTTGCATTTTGAAGAGGCAGTGGATCACTTTTTGCTCTCAGAGACAATGCAGCCTTCTGAAGTATTCCCATTTATAATGCAAGATCCGAATCGCTGGTCTTTACTG GTTCCTAGGAATCGGTATTGGGGTTTGCATCCTCCACCTGCCCCACTTGAAGTTGTAGTAGATGATGGTTTAATGACAATCCAGAGAGCTTCTTTCTTGAGGAAAGCAGGTGTAGAAACAATTGTAGATAATGACCTGTTTCTGAATCCACCGAATAGAGCTGATTTGTTGGAGTCAGCAATCAAGAACATTAGCAG ATATTTGGAGGCTTGTCGAGAAAAGGACCTAACACAATCAGTTAGGGAGGGAGTTGACACGCTATTAATGTATCTTTATAGAGCCCTAAATCGTGTTGAGGACATGGAGCGGCTGGCATCTTCTACAAACTGGTGTGTTGTG GAAGAGTTGGAACAGATGTTGGAAGAGTCTGGGCACCTACGTACACTGGCTTTCCTATGTGCCAGTAAAGGAATGAGCTCAAAAGCTGTTTCTATTTGGCGCATACTAGCAAGAAACTATTCATCTGGCCTCTGGATAGACACTgccttgaataataataataataatatacggGATAGCAGGGAAAACCTTGTTTCTGGCAAGGAGATTGCTGCAGCCGAAGCTGCAAAAATTCTTGAGGAGTCATCTGACCAAGATTTGATTCTACAACATTTAGGATGG ATTGCCGATATCAGCCAGGTTCTTGCAGTTAAAGTTTTAACATCAGACAGACGAGTAGTCCAACTAAATCCTG ATGAAGTTGTTACGGCTATTGATCCACAGAAGGTAGAAATCTTACAAAG GTTTCTCCAGTGGTTGATTGAAGAGCAAGATTGTAATGACACTCAGTTGCACACGTTGTATGCCCTATCGCTTGCTAAATCAGCTATTGAAGCATTTGAGTCTGAAAATCTCGATAGTGGTAATACTGAGAGTACCTCTGGGATATCAATCTTTCAGACTAGTGTAAGAAAAAGACTGCAAGTATTTTTGCAATCGTCTGACTTGTATGATCCAGAAGAAGTTCTTGACTTGATTGAAGGGTCAGAGTTATGGTTAGAAAAG GCTATTCTGTATAGAAGACTGGGGCAGGAGACTTTGGTCCTCCAAATTTTGGCTTT GAAGTTGGAAGACAGCGAGGCTGCTGAGGAGTATTGTGCTGAAATTGGCAGACCTGATGCTTACATGCA GTTGCTTGAAATGTATTTGGATCCACAAGATGGTAAGGAGCCCATGTTTAATGCTGCTGTTCGCCTTCTCCACAATCATGGAGAATCATTGGACCCTTTGCAAGTTTTAGAG AAATTGTCACCAGATATGCCGCTTCAACTTGCTTCTGAGACTCTATTAAGAATGTTCAGGGCCAgagttcatcatcatcaccaagggcAG ATTGTGCATAATTTATCACGAGCCGTAGACATGGATGCAAGATTGTCGAGATTGGAGGAAAGATCAAGGAATGTTCAGATTAATGATGAGAGTCTCTGTGACTCCTGTGATGCACGCCTTGGTACAAAGCTATTCGCAATGTACCCGGATGACACTGTAATATGTTACAAG TGCTATCGCCGTCAAGGTGAGTCAGTTTCAGTCTCGGGTCGCAACTTCAAGGAAGACGTTCTAATTAAACCGGGTTGGCTTGTAAGTCGTTGA
- the LOC112775536 gene encoding vacuolar sorting protein 3 isoform X1, with translation MAKGEVSSMSRTVIEPLSQFDLSSHSRATTIRSLAVATSPSDPQHAFLYVGTYSGTLFSLSTNLNNSASSNGSDHPKHNGGTGESTFLHKLSFQRSVSVGDSPVESIFVLVELGKVLVLSEGSLFLVDSELTNHAARLSFPKGVSVVARRVRSGAESEGSGEQASSSSGGGGQRFLKRLGSGVRVNGLRVNKEGEAHGEGNSVFAVVAGKRLLLVELVLGGGGTGSLVILKEIQFVDGVISTMVWLDDSIIVGTANGYSLISSVTGQSGVIFSLPDVSRPPRLKLLRKEWRVLLLVDNVGIIVDPHGQPVGGSLVFRHGLDSVEEISSYVVIVSDGKIELYHKRSGSCVQVLPFGGEGIGPCIVASEEDRGGKLVAVATATKVVCYQKLRSEEQIKDLLRKKNYKGAVSLVEELEAEGEMPKDLLSFVHAQVGFLLLFDLHFEEAVDHFLLSETMQPSEVFPFIMQDPNRWSLLVPRNRYWGLHPPPAPLEVVVDDGLMTIQRASFLRKAGVETIVDNDLFLNPPNRADLLESAIKNISRYLEACREKDLTQSVREGVDTLLMYLYRALNRVEDMERLASSTNWCVVEELEQMLEESGHLRTLAFLCASKGMSSKAVSIWRILARNYSSGLWIDTALNNNNNNIRDSRENLVSGKEIAAAEAAKILEESSDQDLILQHLGWIADISQVLAVKVLTSDRRVVQLNPDEVVTAIDPQKVEILQRFLQWLIEEQDCNDTQLHTLYALSLAKSAIEAFESENLDSGNTESTSGISIFQTSVRKRLQVFLQSSDLYDPEEVLDLIEGSELWLEKAILYRRLGQETLVLQILALKLEDSEAAEEYCAEIGRPDAYMQLLEMYLDPQDGKEPMFNAAVRLLHNHGESLDPLQVLEKLSPDMPLQLASETLLRMFRARVHHHHQGQIVHNLSRAVDMDARLSRLEERSRNVQINDESLCDSCDARLGTKLFAMYPDDTVICYKLLQCVSSYPLQMSSNTLKCLPMELVKPCMKIVFFFHLFILIAPFALM, from the exons atggcGAAAGGTGAAGTCAGCAGCATGAGCCGCACAGTGATTGAGCCACTCTCGCAGTTCGACCTTTCTTCCCATTCACGCGCCACAACCATCCGATCCCTCGCCGTTGCCACGTCACCCTCCGATCCTCAACACGCTTTCCTCTACGTTGGCACCTACTCCggaaccctcttctccctctccacAAATCTCAACAATTCCGCCTCATCCAACGGCTCAGATCACCCCAAGCACAACGGCGGCACCGGTGAGTCCACTTTCTTGCATAAGCTTTCGTTCCAGAGAAGCGTATCTGTCGGCGATTCGCCCGTGGAGTCAATTTTCGTTCTTGTTGAGTTGGGGAAGGTTTTGGTTCTTTCAGAGGGTTCTTTGTTTCTGGTGGATTCGGAGCTGACTAATCACGCGGCGAGGTTGAGTTTTCCGAAAGGGGTTTCGGTGGTTGCGAGGAGGGTGAGGAGTGGTGCTGAGTCTGAGGGTTCCGGTGAACAAGCTAGTAGCagcagtggtggtggtggtcagAGGTTTTTGAAGAGATTGGGGAGTGGAGTTAGGGTAAATGGATTGAGGGTAAATAAGGAAGGGGAGGCCCACGGTGAGGGTAATTCCGTCTTCGCAGTTGTTGCTGGGAAGAGGTTGTTGCTTGTTGAGCTTGTTTTGGGTGGTGGGGGTACCGGCTCTttggtgattttgaaagagattcaGTTTGTTGATGGTGTTATTAGTACCATGGTGTGGCTTGATGACTCGATTATCGTTGGCACTGCCAATGGTTATAGCTTGATTTCTAGTGTTACCGGACAGAGTGGGGTTATATTCTCCTTGCCGGATGTGTCACGCCCTCCGCGGTTGAAGCTGCTAAGGAAGGAGTGGAGAGTGCTCTTGTTAGTGGACAATGTGGGCATTATTGTTGATCCCCACGGACAGCCGGTGGGTGGTAGTCTGGTGTTTCGTCACGGATTGGACTCCGTGGAAGAGATTTCTTCATATGTGGTGATAGTGAGTGATGGGAAAATTGAGTTGTATCATAAGAGAAGTGGCAGTTGTGTTCAGGTTTTGCCGTTTGGTGGGGAAGGAATCGGGCCTTGTATTGTTGCAAGTGAGGAAGACAGGGGTGGGAAGCTTGTTGCTGTTGCAACTGCTACCAAG GTAGTATGCTACCAGAAATTACGTTCTGAAGAACAAATAAAGGATCTGTTGAGGAAGAAGAATTACAAGGGAGCGGTATCCTTAGTGGAGGAGCTTGAGGCTGAAGGTGAAATGCCAAAAGATTTGCTCTCATTTGTTCATGCTCAAGTGGGGTTTCTGTTACTTTTTGACTTGCATTTTGAAGAGGCAGTGGATCACTTTTTGCTCTCAGAGACAATGCAGCCTTCTGAAGTATTCCCATTTATAATGCAAGATCCGAATCGCTGGTCTTTACTG GTTCCTAGGAATCGGTATTGGGGTTTGCATCCTCCACCTGCCCCACTTGAAGTTGTAGTAGATGATGGTTTAATGACAATCCAGAGAGCTTCTTTCTTGAGGAAAGCAGGTGTAGAAACAATTGTAGATAATGACCTGTTTCTGAATCCACCGAATAGAGCTGATTTGTTGGAGTCAGCAATCAAGAACATTAGCAG ATATTTGGAGGCTTGTCGAGAAAAGGACCTAACACAATCAGTTAGGGAGGGAGTTGACACGCTATTAATGTATCTTTATAGAGCCCTAAATCGTGTTGAGGACATGGAGCGGCTGGCATCTTCTACAAACTGGTGTGTTGTG GAAGAGTTGGAACAGATGTTGGAAGAGTCTGGGCACCTACGTACACTGGCTTTCCTATGTGCCAGTAAAGGAATGAGCTCAAAAGCTGTTTCTATTTGGCGCATACTAGCAAGAAACTATTCATCTGGCCTCTGGATAGACACTgccttgaataataataataataatatacggGATAGCAGGGAAAACCTTGTTTCTGGCAAGGAGATTGCTGCAGCCGAAGCTGCAAAAATTCTTGAGGAGTCATCTGACCAAGATTTGATTCTACAACATTTAGGATGG ATTGCCGATATCAGCCAGGTTCTTGCAGTTAAAGTTTTAACATCAGACAGACGAGTAGTCCAACTAAATCCTG ATGAAGTTGTTACGGCTATTGATCCACAGAAGGTAGAAATCTTACAAAG GTTTCTCCAGTGGTTGATTGAAGAGCAAGATTGTAATGACACTCAGTTGCACACGTTGTATGCCCTATCGCTTGCTAAATCAGCTATTGAAGCATTTGAGTCTGAAAATCTCGATAGTGGTAATACTGAGAGTACCTCTGGGATATCAATCTTTCAGACTAGTGTAAGAAAAAGACTGCAAGTATTTTTGCAATCGTCTGACTTGTATGATCCAGAAGAAGTTCTTGACTTGATTGAAGGGTCAGAGTTATGGTTAGAAAAG GCTATTCTGTATAGAAGACTGGGGCAGGAGACTTTGGTCCTCCAAATTTTGGCTTT GAAGTTGGAAGACAGCGAGGCTGCTGAGGAGTATTGTGCTGAAATTGGCAGACCTGATGCTTACATGCA GTTGCTTGAAATGTATTTGGATCCACAAGATGGTAAGGAGCCCATGTTTAATGCTGCTGTTCGCCTTCTCCACAATCATGGAGAATCATTGGACCCTTTGCAAGTTTTAGAG AAATTGTCACCAGATATGCCGCTTCAACTTGCTTCTGAGACTCTATTAAGAATGTTCAGGGCCAgagttcatcatcatcaccaagggcAG ATTGTGCATAATTTATCACGAGCCGTAGACATGGATGCAAGATTGTCGAGATTGGAGGAAAGATCAAGGAATGTTCAGATTAATGATGAGAGTCTCTGTGACTCCTGTGATGCACGCCTTGGTACAAAGCTATTCGCAATGTACCCGGATGACACTGTAATATGTTACAAG CTTTTGCAGTGTGTTTCTAGCTATCCATTACAAATGAGCAGCAACACTTTGAAATGTTTGCCTATGGAGCTAGTCAAGCCTTGCATGAAAATTGTGTTTTTCTTTCATCTATTTATACTCATTGCACCCTTTGCATTGATGTAA
- the LOC140182475 gene encoding uncharacterized protein has product MQILGATVRSDEENLFLDYLIDCFAAGELLSISELLKVESDKEALVDYIGRRASNLATSYLQSFLSQKKKSDKDGVASGVNKKAGTDATQSSALHVHQVITSRPLCIGQTTKLLGAEEKGQAKKVANLICEREGGRYYKDERWRRRDYKASGSYSPLTKPDEGS; this is encoded by the exons ATGCAAATATTGGGGGCTACTGTGAGGAGTGACGAGGAGAATTTGTTTTTGGATTACTTGATAGATTGCTTTGCAGCAGGGGAATTGTTGTCGATATCTGAATTGTTAAAAGTGGAATCAGATAAGGAGGCACTAGTGGATTATATAG GTAGAAGGGCTTCGAACTTGGCCACTTCTTATCTACAGTCTTTTCTGAGCCAGAAAAAGAAGAGTGACAAAGATGGTGTTGCTTCTGGTGTGAACAAGAAGGCTGGCACTGATGCCACTCAATCAAGTGCTCTTCATGTTCACCAG GTAATTACTTCAAGGCCGTTGTGTATAGGTCAGACCACTAAGCTGTTAGGGGCCGAAGAAAAGGGTCAGGCAAAAAAGGTGGCAAACTTGATCTGTGAAAGAGAAGGAGGCCGTTACTACAAAGATGAAAGATGGAGAAGAAGAGATTATAAAGCTTCAGGATCATATTCACCTCTTACAAAGCCAGATGAAGGAAGctaa